A single window of Cryptococcus depauperatus CBS 7841 chromosome 2, complete sequence DNA harbors:
- a CDS encoding phosphoadenosine phosphosulfate reductase, whose product MPDEDILTPQYTLEQIEKFNAELDGKSPQEILEWAIDNCKGLYQTTAFGLTGTAALDMVSKISLERESVHLVPLIFLDTLHHFPETVALAQIAAETYIAPLHVYTPQGVSNSEEFAAKYGDNLWETDEASYDYLVKVEPAARAYKELGVKAVITGRRRSQGADRADLKVLEVDERGLIKVNPLIGWTFKEVKEYVDKEQVPYNPLLEKGYKSIGDVHSTAPPDPNAISDYSERSGRWQGKSKTECGLHCNYFEMKKKFEEKTLAEDAVSKEQV is encoded by the exons ATGCCTGACGAAGACATACTTACCCCTCAGTACACTCTTGAACAGATTGAGAAGTTTAATGCTGAACTTGATGGCAAATCCCCCCAAGAGATATTGGAATGGGCCATTGATAATTGTAAAGGGCTGTATCAGACCACAGCTTTTGGTTT AACTGGTACTGCCGCCTTAGACATGGTTTCAAAGATATCGTTAGAACGTGAAAGTGTTCATCTGGTACCTCTT ATTTTCCTCGACACACTTCATCACTTTCCTGAAACTGTCGCTCTCGCTCAAATAGCCGCTGAAACCTACATTGCCCCACTACATGTCTACACTCCTCAAGGTGTCTCCAATTCAGAAGAGTTTGCTGCCAAATACGGCGATAATCTTTGGGAAACTGATGAGGCTTCGTACGATTATCTCGTCAAGGTTGAACCTGCTGCTCGGGCGTACAAAGAGTTGGGCGTCAAGGCTGTTATCActggacgaagaagaagtcaagGTGCTGATCGAGCAGACCTGAAGGTGCTTGAGGTGGATGAAAGAGGACTCATCAAGGTCAATCCGCTTATTGGATGGACTTTTAAGGAAGTGAAGGAGTATGTCGATAAAGA ACAAGTTCCATATAATCCACTTCTTGAGAAAGGTTATAAATCTATAGGCGATGTTCATTCAACCGCTCCTCCTGACCCCAACGCCATCAGCGACTATTCTGAGCGAAGTGGCCGGTGGCAAGGAAAGTCCAAAACTGAATGTGGTTTACATTGCAACTATTttgaaatgaagaaaaagtttgaagaaaaaaccCTAGCTGAAGATGCGGTTTCTAAAGAACAAGTATAG